Below is a window of Watersipora subatra chromosome 11, tzWatSuba1.1, whole genome shotgun sequence DNA.
tatattataatgcaaATGAGAGGATCTTTCTGCGGCTGTATTGATTATCTTAAATGCCATTCATACCAGGAAATGTCATATAACGAGAATTTGTTTACACAATGGGTCAGAACTTTGACAATCTTCCAATATATTGTGTCTCGAGTTCTTCTTAATAGAGCTCAAAGACCAGTAAGTTGCTTTTTTACTTATCAGAGGCTTATCATTGTAAGGTTTGTACGCAGCATGATATGATCATTGTAAGGTTTGTATGCAGCATGATATGATCATTGTAAGGTTTGTATGCAGCATGATATGATCACATAGTTATGTTTATGATAGTATATCAAAAATACCAAACTAAATTCTGATGAAGCTATTTATACTGAAAGAGTAATTTTTTTACGATagcattattgttattttttaattttttcagttcCGGTCAATGTTAACCCAACACTGATTTGTTTTTGGATTTGGCCATGAAAATATACGGGCGCAACTTATCATATCTTATGTGTTTTATTGGAATCCTCAAGCTATTGGCtttgtaacaaataaaaacacattATTATAGTTTTAACTTCATCACATAGTTTAAGATAAACTCAGGGATCCTTGatttaaaaagtaaatttatGTGCTGCCTGCTGCCCCTATAAATTGTTGCTAGTCATTGCGGTttactttacaatttttctATTCTCTTGTATAACTTCCATATAGCATGAGAATATACGTTATTAGCCTGTGCAACCATAAAAACATTACGCAATAGAGTGTTATAGAGTATCGATTTTCTGATGATTAGATGACCCCTGGGAAATTAGCGAGTGTGAACTTCCAGATGTCCCTTTTCAATGACGTGCAATGTTTTTAAAGTTGGTTGAAAACAAGTCGTAAGCTAAATGTCCATGCTTGTGGTATGCTGCCTTCCAAAGACTTATTTGAAGTAAAAACACAGTAAAGACTAGTACCCTGAAAGTCcggtgtgccgtgagagatcatcagttGTGATAAGGATTGGCAGTGTACCAATTGGCCGTGCGGCTACACCAACTATATGAGTTTGTTTCCTGTGTGACACATACTTCTTCTAACGCTCTCATAGTGGCTTTGGACGAATGAAAAGACAGACAAacatggctattattatagtatagacTGAGCTTTAGAATGCACGATGTCGACTCGGACATCTAATAAGATAAATAGTCTGTTGAATATTTATCTCTAAAACTGATGTTTGACAGTTTGTTGATTTCACTCGTGTACCTGACCGCTAACTGATGTTTCAAAGCACCAGTTAAAATCATAGACCTCAGAGTTCTCGGGTGAAGTTTTAAACACGCCTCGTGTAAATGAACCgaattttatttatgataaCTTTAGTCAAGGGGGTAAGCGGTCATAACGATACTTGTATTCCCTACCCAGGGATATGCGCTTATGTAGTGCTGCATGATAAAACTATATTGCACGATAGGTATCACTTTTGTGTGGGATGATATCATTTTTGTGCATTTTGTAGGTCGATTCTGTAATCGGGTATATCGACGTTTTCAATATCATGTCAAGAcgataaatatctgtttttaattGGCAGAACGAACATCGATTATCGCCGGCTTTCGTGACTCAGTACCGGCACAGCACtagttcctgaaaacttatttgCGAGCTCGCGGATTTCCATAATTTTTGAGAATCTTCTAGAAACGAACCGGCGAGGTAGGAAAAAGTTTCATAAAAGTTTCTTGAATAAAGTTAGAgggaaaagacaactcctaatttttttgtatttggacACAATTATCATCCttgtatttctgtttttttttggtGAAGCATCACAATAATCTATATCGAGAGAGCATAAATCCAAAGTTTCGATACTGAACAATATCGATCGTGCACAGGGCCAATATTTCGTAATTTATGAGAGGTATGAGACTAGAACCCGAACACCTCGTGTGTTCCCCATCCGAGTAGGGCATATGTGAGTATCCTTTCTCTCATCTACTGCAAGGAGTCACATAGCCCAAGTAGTAGAAAAGAAATGCTACCGAAAGATATGCAGGAAAAACCAACTAAAATTACCTGCTGACTATGTTTCATGGACAAAGTATTGGCAACATCTTTAAAAAGTCATCAAATGAAATTACCTATAAATTGCTGTTCAAAGTacattaacttttttaaatagttcacctactttaaaacattttgaaCATAGAGTTTTACCATAGCAACAACATAGAGGTTTACCATAGCAACAACATAGAGATTTACCATAGCAACAACATAGAGGTTTACCATAGCAACAACATGGAGGTTTACCATAGCAACAACATGGAGGTTTACCATAGCAACAACATGGAGGTTTACCATAGCAACAACATAGAGGTTTACCATAGCAACAACATAGAAGTTTACCATAGCAACAACATAGAGGTTTACCATAGCAAAAACATAGAAGTTTACCTCAGCAACAACATGGAGGTTTACCATAGCAACAACATGGAGGTTTACCATAGCAACAACATAGAAGTTTACCATAGCAACAACATAGAAGTTAACCATAGCAACAACATAGAGGTTTACCATAGCAACAACATAGAAGTTTACCATAGCAACAACACAGAGGTTTACCATAGCAACAACATAAATGTTTACCATACCAACAACATAGAAATTTACCATAGCAACAACATGGAGGTTTACCATAGCAACAACATAGAGGTTTACCATAGCAACAACATAGAGGTTTACCATACCAAAAACATTGCCAAATGCTATGCTTACAGCAAAGCAAACAAGGATTCCTCTTGAAAGTGTACATTCAAATATTAACAAATGGCTGCAGCCATATGAAGTGTGGGTGATTTTCCAACCTTTAAAGCcgtcataaaatgataacatatAAGACTATAGAATGACATTAAATGAGCTTCATTTGTTCATGGcgaaaggtcaaggccaaggaCTGAATGAGCGCCTGTGCCTTTCTGACATTTTACATTCATGTAGCTGGCCTTGCCAAACATGATAATTTTAGCATTTTATCATGTAGCTCTGAGGTGAAACTGACAGCGTGGCTGACAGCTTGTGGAGTCCAACGTATTAATGACTAGCTGCACTGACATCTGGAGTGAAACCATGGAAAGTGGTGAGTGGAGCATTTCGTCTCAAGGAAGAGATCTTTGCCAGAGATATATAATAGAGAGGAGCCTCAAAGCAGGAGCCCAGATGAAGAAAGTGAGGTATGTGTATGACTGGGTTGTGTAATATAATACGGCTTGCTATGATCTGAGGCTATGGCTTGTCATGAACTGAGGCTATGGTTAATCATGAACTGAGGCTATGGTTTGTTATAAACTGAGGCTATGACTTGTTATGAACTGAGGCTATGACTTGTCATGAACTGAGGCTAAGGCTTGTTGTATATGTAAGGCTTCTATACTAACGCtttcatatttttgttgttaagAACACGACATGCATACAAGGGCCTGTATTGACTAAACACATGTCTCAGTATAGTACCCTTGATATGGTAGAAGAACCTTGTACTGATGAAATATTTAAGAACTGAGGCTAAGGCATGTCATGAACTGCGGCCATGAATTGTTATGAACTGAGGCTACAGGCTTGTCATATAGAGTGCTACTAATGAACGGATTACCGGTCACTCTGACTTCAACATCATTCTATTGAAATGAGATCTGATTGGTTGTACTGTTTCACCAAGTATCTGATTGGTTGTACTGTTTCACCAAGTATCTGATTGGTTGTACTGTTTCACCAAGTCAGTTTGCCATCATAATTTCTTGAACGACTttgttatgtttaaaataattttggtcGGCTCTGCTTAGTGATTGTTTGGTTTTTATTTCGACTATTCAAGTATTAAATATATTCGCTATTTGCTTGTAAGAAGTGAACTTTGTCGATTTACTGGTCATCGACTTATTAGTGTATTTTGTTATACTTTTAcatagaatatacatgtatatgctgtaATTCACTTGTAATTCACTTGTCATTCATGCGCCAGTTGGTACAAATGTTGCACTAGGAACATAGTCAGTACTCATAGAAACTATGCCAAATTAGTATCCAGCTCTCATAAAGTTCACAGAGTTACGTAAACGGGAGAAAGATAACCCATTAAGCCTTTGGAATTTAATCGATGTGTTAGAAGATCGGCAAAAGTATTGCTACTGACTGACATTGTGCTGGCAGAGACCGATAACATTTGGATTGGCAAATTTGTTACGATAAAATTGAGATTTCGATTTATTAAAAAAGTGTTTACATAAAGTCATTTCTAAGTTGTGAAGGTGTGGCAAAGCATTGACATAAAATTGAACACTAGTGCAATTGGATAAAAGACAGTCATTTGGGGATGGCTACTCAAGGCGTGAGTGAGATGGAGATTTCACACGGAGTATTCAGTCGAGAGTAGGTGacaatcactagtgttacatgctacaaaattttgtcgtatttttcatcttcgtagcatgtaaataGTTTAAAATGTCGAATCTTTAAATCTTTgaagcgattcaaacctccgATTTAAACCTCCGTTTCAAGGagggtatttttgaaaacatcgtatcaacaacgaagtactgtgtatgatgtaaacatcgacgtttgtattattgcacaaatctttgcaatcggaggttggattttcatcgtCTTCATTGGTGACGTCCTTACAACATctctgtttttaaaatattatcttcaaaataaaaaatattaattccGAAATTTAAAGAGAAATTTCTTACACTGACATTGACGTTTGACTTTAGACACATTTTAGCAGTGCCAGCCGTGATAAAAATTATACACCTCGTTGTAGATAAAAGCGCAACAGACTAATATAGAAAACGCGGTGTTGTACGACAATTCCTTCTTAGCACGTAAACTCATCAGCTACGAATAATTGCGAGTGGTGCGACCACTCCTGCGCATCATGTAAATATGTCCTCCTCATTCCTACGAGcaaaaccacaacttcgaagctaaaaaatttgtagcatgtaacacaAGTGTATGAGAAAATGCATTATAATATTGAGAACAactaattgtattattttagttttttagaaAAGTTGGGATGTCATATAAACTTGCAGTAATAAGTATTTGGGAAAAATgaaaactataaataaatatataagcataAATGGTTGTTTGTATACAATTGAAAAATTCCAAATTAAGATTCCAACAGATATCAAACTGTTGCCGAAAAACGAAAAAGAAATCGAGGAAGACCTAAATTGATATTTACAAACACGGTGGAGATGAATATCaagaaaatgaatataaaatggtaaaaagttacaaaaagcTGGCTGAGTAGTGagattaaataaaacaagtcaTTGTCCCGCTGACAGACTGAGATGATGATAAACTATTCTGTCCTTCATAGTTTCAAACATGAAGGAGTTTGCCAAACTGTTTGCGTTTTATATCACCACTCGTGATTGGGGCAGCCGTTTCTCTGGCAACATAAAACAGCCCACCAGGTGCTACCAGGTGCTCCGCACTTATCATACAGTCTAGTTTCAAAATTGAAGTAAACTTTTGCAACTATTTTCTTaccttaacccttttgcaggcatagcgacattaTTGTCATTTCGCGATACTGACGCcaatgggcagagcgactattatgtcgccacgcGAACgtctttttataaattgattcctggttagcttattgccttttttttcttaatttttttactaatagtaaactaaaatatattggtctctgttagcaaccaAAAAATTAGCCGTTTGCAATACGGCTAATTTGCAAATGGCtaatttttgagaaaaaaacaattgtttttgcaatactaaacgaacgaaaaatccgaaataaaaatgtatttgaataaaatggagaattttgtttgtagcttgtttatgCTTCTGTTACTGCTTTCTGAATATTTTCCCAGAGTGCGacaactttcttttactgtcatggcgTCTTTCAAAGGCTATAGGCAAAGCTATAGAGGAACAATAGTAAGCACATAATGTCAAGAACAAAATTGTATTCATAACAAGCCTGATCTTTATCTCTTTAGAATGCTGTTTGACACGCTGTCAGAGAGCAGAGTTGCCGATGAGGTCGCTGATAGGCTATTAGAGATAATTCATATCATGGAGTTGCTCAACCCTAGCATCTATGACTCGTGTTCATCCAAACTCAAACTAACCATGTCTACAGATGAGCAAGTGAAGTGGACGTATGAGAGGATAACTTCCCAACTTCTGAAGACCGGCATCAGCTGGGGTAAGAAATATTTCTTGTAATATTTCATTAAGTTGACTGAAAAAATTTTGGTTATGCTATTTCTACATTAAAACTTTCTGTGTATTGTTAAAGAGgtgctctctctctccctctctctccctctctctctccctctttttctctctccctctgtCTCTCCTctgtctctccctctctctccctccctctctctccctctctctctccctctctctctccctctctctctctccctctctttctctctccctctctctccctctctctctccctctctctctccctctctctctctccctctctctccctctctctctccctctctctccctctctctctcctgttCCTTATATCTGGGTTTTTGACCAAATCGTATCACGTATTTCCCAACAGCAGTTGctgttaccataaaacctctatttgaatgccacctctaatagaacgccactatagGAGGAGGCTTGTAAAATACAGCGCCAGCCTTTAATtgagtgccaccctttaattgagtgccacctccatttgactgtcgctttgacattctttgatctttacgaatccgtaatagaaagtgatcagcagagaaatgtccacaaaataacactaataatgactcaattacataaatgaatatataattgataaaaaaatgaTAGAATTCTTTTGGTTGTTGCTGAACAATTCCCAACAGCAGTTGCTGTTAATTGCATAGCTTTGCCTTGTAATGAGGCATTTATAACGTGTTAGCAGCTGCGGAATGACAACTACCTAAAGATAACAGACATGAATGCTATTTCTGTAACTGACTTCACTGCTTATATGGCTAAGATATTACTGGCCataatatataaacaatcaCATAAACTAGTAgttgtgctttctgaaagcaTGAAAATTATGAATCTAAACAGTGTaacatcaaattttttttttcataaagTACCTGTGCCAACTTGGCACAAGTTTAGCCAGGGATGTTTAATGGAAATATTTACTGAGTGATGGCGATGTTCGATAATATAATAAGCGTTTAATTTACCTGTTTGTGTGCAAAAAACTTGAAGTTTTGAAGATATAAAAACGTGATGTTTAGTAGTGAATGAGTCAATTTAGCCAAACCAACTTGTGAAGTCAAGGGAAGGGGACATTTCTACAGACTTAATAATACTAATGCtttcatatttttgttgttaagAACACGACACGCATACAAGGGCCCGTATTGACTAAACACATGTCTCAGTATAACACCCTTGATATGGTAGAAGAACCTTGTACTGGTGAAATGTTTAAGGCTAGAGGTCATAGAACTGTTCCTAAAATCATTGAGTTAGtaaaaagttttgcaaaaataatcaTGGCCAACAAGCATAGAAGTATGTTTAAGCTCATAGAGTTAACATTGCTTTGGAACTAAAAAAAGCTATTGAAAAAAGTCATAGAACTATGTCCAAAATCATAGAGCTGCCATCACTACATGACCTATTTCTAAGCCACTTAAACAATTTTGCGCCGCAATGAAATTGTAAAACACTGCCATCTATACTTGATAGAAGTAactctatcactatgtttccatgactcacgTGATGTGCAGTAGATTTGCACCAATATAGCCTTTGATTTATGACAAAGATGGTGGCGATGAGTAATAATTCTAATGCTACTTTTTGTAAATCTAACGGATTACAATGTTTTACAGGAAAGTTGATCTCTATATTCACAGTTTGCGGAGCCTTAGCCTCCGACTGCGTACTTCAAGGACACACGGACTTCCTTCCCATCATTCTCGATAGTTTTGAAGAAAGTTGCTCTCAGACTAGCATAAATCATTACTTGAAGTCTATGAATGGTTGGGTAGGTGTTTCAGATGTTCATATGATTTCTAAGTATATTAAAactaattataaaatttagatTTAATTCAATTATTAGACATGCGCAAATTGACACCAACCATTGAACCAATATCACAAGCCAACTGGATCGACAACTGTTTTATACACATACATTTATGCCTTCTTTAGAAATAGTGTTGAAATAGAAACTTgactgttttttttataaaaaaagcaTTTCAACTGATGAAAAAACACAAAGGATTTAGTCAGATGCAGCATAAGTTCTGCACAGCTAGACTGCTATTTATAGGGCCGACCCGGTCACACACCCACtgttaatttattaatttagaaATCATCAGGTCAAAAACTGAGTCAATAGTGTGAAGATGTTTAGGGGAAAGTTATTTAGCAGTCAACCAATCACTGAAGAGGGCCGATGAACCAATGTCCTACAATCTGTGTCATACAAATCTAGTTATTGATTACTAGtaagtactctggtagtctagtTCACTGTGAGCGGTAGTCAGGTGTGCCAACAAAGCGCAGCGAGCTATCTTTACAACTATTCTAAAGTAACAGACAGTGGTCGATTAGTACGTGTGATAAGTACGGCCAGCCGTAAGGAATTATTCGTTCATtctgaccaaaatcacgaaatgaacagaattgtctgagcGGTGCATGCACACtgaaatcgtcgacgaaacgctatAAATTGGTTGAACAAATTTAGCGAGCgcaattttagcagcttttgccATTAGTATAGTTCAAGACACATACCTCGACACGCAATAAAAGTATCAGCGCAATTCAACCTGATACATACGATGTAATTGCCTAGATGCGCTAAAAATGGCAACTGTTTTTAAAACGGAACGTTTGCTGCtgaaaaaatgttattattgaaaaagaaacgatttgtagCCATAGTGTCCGAACGATAAAGAATCAACAATAGCACGACCTTGGCAGTTGCATCATATGTACTATGTCGAGCTGcctggtacttttattgtgtcaTCACACGTGTcttgaactacatgtatatgcaattgTAAAAGCCGCctgaatcgtgctcgctaataatttgtttagtcaattaaaagcgtttcgtcgacaaTTTCGGTGTGCAGGCACATctcagataattctgtgaatttgaCCGAATAATTTGTTCATTTCGAGATTTCGATCAaaatgaacgaataattcgttacgtgtggccgtactATTAGTGTCGGGTTACCAAGCTGGAAGACTGAGTTCGAATCCCAGACATTGTGATCTCTTTTCTTACCTCCAACCATGACTTTGACCAGACAGATGGACCCAGCTGCTATCACAGTCTATAGATTAGTAATGtactaattttattttgaaaccaataaataatactttattataaagtgcactTGACTGAAGCTTGGCTAATGATGTGTAACATGACGCTGGGCAAGCGTAACGATAAAAAAAAACTGGCTAGTAGTGCAAAAAATGTAtaagttttttataaaaagttggAAGATATAAGAGTGATGAGTGATTAATAGTGTGGTGTGTTTATTATGGTTCCTTGTTTCAGACATTAGATAAATTGCTAATAGCTGAACCTCTTTGTGTTTATTACTCAGCTTCGTTCTTCAAACAAAGGAATGGCGAGTGATCAGCATTTGAATCGTCTGCTTATCCTAGAGTCTTGTCTCTTTGCTCTCTCATATACTCATATAAAAGTGTTTACCAGCCCTAGAGTGCTGAAGTCGGGCAGACCGTTGACTTCTTCTATTATAACTTTCTTGTTCCTAGTTGACATCTGCTAATCATGCCATAGACATATAAAGCAATGCTTTCCTAATCTTTTTCATCATTGAACTCCCTACGGCTGAAGAGGGAAATCTAGCACCTCTTGTTTtgaataaacaaatatttatgcATATTCTCCTTGCTTTTGCGAATAGCTGAGAAAGTGTTGCTTCTACAGGCTGTGTTACTAGTTACTGCAAATATTATTGGCTTGGCTTGTCTGTTTGCAGAGCGGTGTAGTGGAGCACTTTGACAGCACAACACAAGTACAGCGAGTCAACAGAAAGGACATTTTTGCTTGCGTGGCTAAGAAATCCGTTAGACTTGCTCAAACAATATCGAGTCGAATCAATATGGTTTCAGTAGCcatgattttatttttcttcttcaTCATGACAATCTCATTATTTCGATACATCAGCCAAATGAGTTCCGTGCCGACATAGAGTGGCTGATTAACTTATCGGACGACACTCATCCTGTCAATGATAAATTATGGATGTTTGAGCAATCGACTTCCTTGTAAAAAACCGCTAGAATTATGAATATTGAAGTTATATTTAACAGTGATCCAATCACTGGATCTTGACTCTGCATTCACTCAAGCAAAGCTATAGTTATTTTCGATTGAAGACAGTTGTCATTCTATAGTAAATTTGAAATTATCCCTACTTGCAGCAAAGAGGGAATAAATCTTAATAGTTTTGCATTTTTTCAAGTGTACCAGATTTTAAGCTAAGCTGTTTTATAGCTTTTTCAGCTGTTACATCAGCTTGGCTTCTTTTAATACAAGCAGATACTCTTCTTTCCATATTTTTGTAATTCTGCCAGGCAGAGCGAAACTAAAATATAGTTGAAGTGAATTAACCTTCCAGCCACTCATCTGCAGTTTCATCCTCCATCTTGTAGCTCATTTCCTGTTTACAAGCTAAACTGTACTTTAGGCGACTATCTGGATGATTGTTTGCATCAACTCTAATAAACTGCTGATAACATGTAGAGCATGACTCGGTCGCCATAGCCTTAGAAGTCACCGTAGCCTTAGAAGTCACCGTAGTTTTAGAAGTCACCGTAGCCTTAGAAGTCACCGTAGCCTTAGAAGTCACCGTAGTCTTAGAAGTCACCGTAGCCTTAGAAGTCACCATAGCCTTAGAAGTCACTGTAGTCTTAGAAGTCACCGTAGCCTTAGAAGTCACCATAGCCTTAGAAGTTACTATAGACTTAGAAGTCACCATAGATTTAGAGGTCTACATGTATTACACATACATACCATTATAACACCAAGCGCatttaatacttttataataacaaatataacataatatgtactatgtaaaaatacaaaattattaaaattataaatgcCGAATTCGGCAAATAATGCCAATTTTATTTCTAAGTTCTGTATTAGCGATATCAAAATAACATTGGCAATGATATATAAAGACCTACAAATCCGCGATTGGCTAATCTACccattttgtatatttttacaAAGTGACAGTTTTTAACCAAAATGATTCAGTTTCGAATGAAAAATAGTTACATCCACAAAATTacgaaattttaaaaattgagctAGGACTAACAGATATAAAAAGAGAATGCTGCTTCAATGATGCGTGCTAGCGTGGTTCAAAATTCTAATCCGATAATTAGATGTGACAGATTTACAAAAAGTGAAAAAGCTTCATTGGATAAAAGTCATCTATTTGGCCATGGCTGCTTTATGGCATGGTTACTGTATGGCATGGTTGCTCTATGGCGTGGTTACTGTATGGCATGGTTACTGTATGGCATGGTTGCTCTATGGCGTGGTTACTGTATGGCATGGTTGCTCTATGGCATGGTTACTGTATGGCATGGTTGCTCTATGGCATGGTTACTGTATGGCATGGTTGCTCTATGGCGTGGTTACTGTATGGCATGGTTACTGTATGGCATGGTTGCTCTATGGCGTGGTTACTGTATGGCATGGTTGCTCTATGGCATGGTTACTGTATGGCATGGTTGCTCTATGGCATGGTTACTGTATGGCATGGTTGCTCTATGGCATGGTTACTGTATGGCATGGTTGCTCTATGGCATGGTTGCTCTATGGCGTGGTTGCTCTATGGCATGGTTGCTCTATGGCATGGTTACTGTATGGCATGGTTGCTCTATGGCATGGTTACTGTATGGCATGGTTACTGTATGGCATGGTTGCTCTATGGCATGGTTACTCTATGGCATGGTTGCTCTATAGCGTGGTTACTGTATGGCATGGTTACTGTATGGCATGGTCGCTCTATGGCATGGTTGCTCTATGGCATGGTTGCTCTATAGCGTGGTTACTGTATGGCATGGTTACTGTATGGCATGGTCGCTCTATGGCATGGTTACTGTATGGCATGGTTACTGTATGGCATGGTTACTGTATGGCATGGTTGCTCTATAGCGTGGTTACTGTATGGCATGGTTACTGTATGGCATGGTCGCTCTATGGCATGGTTACTGTATGGCATGGTTACTGTATGGCTTGGTTACTGTATGGCTTGAGCGAAACTTCACATCGAAAGCTCTGAGTCAAGAATAGGTTAATATaagaaattacattataacattGATAACAACTAATTGTGTTGTTTCATTTCTTTAGAAAGGTTGAAATACCATATAAATTTGCAGTAATAAAAATCTGGAGAA
It encodes the following:
- the LOC137407854 gene encoding uncharacterized protein; this translates as MEVYHSNNMEVYHSNNMEVYHSNNIEVYHSNNIEVYHSNNIEVYHSKNIEVYLSNNMEVYHSNNMEVYHSNNIEVYHSNNIEVNHSNNIEVYHSNNIEVYHSNNTEVYHSNNINVYHTNNIEIYHSNNMEVYHSNNIEVYHSNNIEVYHTKNIAKCYAYSKANKDSS
- the LOC137408522 gene encoding bcl-2-related ovarian killer protein homolog B-like; translated protein: MTSCTDIWSETMESGEWSISSQGRDLCQRYIIERSLKAGAQMKKVRMLFDTLSESRVADEVADRLLEIIHIMELLNPSIYDSCSSKLKLTMSTDEQVKWTYERITSQLLKTGISWGKLISIFTVCGALASDCVLQGHTDFLPIILDSFEESCSQTSINHYLKSMNGWSGVVEHFDSTTQVQRVNRKDIFACVAKKSVRLAQTISSRINMVSVAMILFFFFIMTISLFRYISQMSSVPT